In Rheinheimera sp. MM224, one DNA window encodes the following:
- a CDS encoding response regulator transcription factor, with amino-acid sequence MTLRVLLVDDQMLIRQGIKSLLQLSGLVEVVAEAPDGSTVVELVQLHQPDVVLLDLSMPKVDGIATLELLKQQQLKTPVLILTTFEEHDLVLKSIQLGAKGYLLKDVSLESLVSAIQTLQQGGTCFQSTITERLLSGLNPVSNFPRPAAIEELSDKELQILQLMASGYANKEIASALYKSEGTIKNQISSILAKLGVRDRTRAVLLALELGLIH; translated from the coding sequence ATGACGTTGCGAGTGTTGTTGGTTGACGATCAAATGCTGATCCGTCAGGGCATTAAAAGTTTATTACAGCTGTCCGGTTTGGTTGAGGTCGTGGCCGAGGCTCCGGATGGTTCCACTGTGGTGGAATTAGTGCAGCTGCATCAGCCGGACGTAGTTTTATTGGATTTATCTATGCCTAAAGTCGATGGCATAGCCACACTGGAGTTGTTAAAGCAGCAGCAACTGAAAACACCTGTACTGATTTTAACTACCTTTGAAGAGCATGATCTGGTGTTAAAAAGTATCCAACTGGGTGCCAAAGGCTATTTACTCAAAGACGTGTCGCTGGAGAGCTTAGTGTCGGCCATTCAGACGCTGCAGCAAGGCGGCACCTGTTTTCAAAGCACTATTACAGAGCGTTTATTGTCGGGTCTGAATCCGGTCAGTAATTTTCCCCGTCCAGCTGCTATTGAAGAGTTATCTGACAAAGAGCTGCAAATTTTACAGTTGATGGCGTCGGGTTATGCCAATAAAGAAATAGCCAGTGCGCTTTATAAATCTGAGGGGACAATAAAAAATCAGATCTCCAGTATTTTGGCTAAATTAGGGGTGCGAGACAGAACCCGTGCAGTGTTATTGGCTTTGGAACTAGGCTTGATCCACTAG
- a CDS encoding PAS domain S-box protein, producing MRLKRPSHKGMSLRLFFTVPVLLLFIFTVGLVSLISYLNGQQAALHYGQKLADQISLRINSHLQYLLEVPKTVLDSALQSIDTGMLDLKSEQDVARFMAVQIRTAPYLTYASVGFANGRYLGVNRDAANGLLTLISSMQQQELIRVRYTLQESGLPGAALEQAVPYDVRTRSWFQHAVTQGKPAWYPIYKYQSYDGLGVGLSAPVYGKGGQLQAVVAADISLRHLELYLQAQSVEQQGLIFITDPKGYLIASSTKAALLSDQGAMVHQLLASESENSLLQSAALMLDQQGESKGQLQFEHASQHYLLNVTEFNDPLGLTLRIVVVIPQQQLMSFVDENSLQALWLILLAVIVGALLIFVLSRKLVQPIEALHRRADLLASGDRTDFNLYQTPVFELNGLIHSFDVMASKLSDAFVQLEQKVEQGTASLDRLSLVVSRTSNGVVVTDSQGHIEWVNPAFERLSGCKGSYLNGKTITQVLAQQKTEAAALQRIHQAITAGSGYSEELFWSSASGQTCWLSLECDAVFGEQGQLTGFVVIFLDISSRKKSESEEKDSQSRTARQRSTLAQLVVDDAVAAGDGLAFAKNLVRATSLAIVCSRVSVWMLSEHGDEMFCLALHQSEGDPQLGQLLLRRADYPHYFAAVASRGWICANDAIHDPATSEFAEVYLKPLGISSMLDAGIIIAGKVVGVLCLEHIGPKRQWHSDEEAFVSAIAAVMAQTLSVAQRKDAEQISKEYAQHTQTILNNVVDGIITIDENGRIASMNPAAQSLFRCKAEDFLGHYATNLLPPLTRQLQDSQQAYLPTPGIKPLLGCNRELDGLRADGSIFAMEMALSVMRRQGRLIYICTVRDISDRKRIERLKNEFVSTVSHELRTPLTSITGALGLLHGGAMGDMPDKTTSLIGIAYKNCQRLTLLINDLLDIEKIAAGKMQFDLKAERVLPLIQQALDANKMMAQERHIYLSVQTMSTDASIRVDAKRFIQVLSNFLSNAIKFSPAAATVLVELSLSDQMVRIAVIDQGPGIPEKFRDRIFQRFSQADASDTRQIGGTGLGLAISKELVHGMNGVIGFESVEGEGATFYCCFALAQD from the coding sequence ATGCGGTTAAAGCGCCCTTCACACAAAGGAATGTCCCTGCGGCTCTTTTTTACAGTGCCTGTTTTATTGTTATTTATCTTCACTGTAGGTTTGGTCAGTTTGATTTCTTATCTCAATGGCCAACAAGCCGCCTTGCATTATGGTCAGAAACTGGCAGACCAAATCAGTCTTCGTATTAACTCCCATTTGCAGTATTTGCTGGAAGTACCAAAAACTGTGCTGGATTCAGCCTTGCAGTCCATCGACACTGGCATGTTGGATTTGAAATCAGAGCAGGATGTAGCCCGCTTTATGGCTGTACAAATCCGTACTGCGCCTTATTTAACTTACGCTTCAGTGGGTTTTGCCAATGGCCGCTATCTTGGTGTCAACCGGGACGCAGCGAATGGTCTGCTCACTTTAATCAGTTCGATGCAACAGCAAGAGTTAATACGGGTGCGGTATACGTTACAGGAGTCGGGACTACCAGGTGCAGCACTCGAGCAGGCGGTACCCTATGATGTCAGAACCCGTAGCTGGTTTCAGCATGCGGTGACGCAAGGCAAACCAGCCTGGTATCCCATCTATAAATACCAGTCTTATGATGGCCTTGGGGTTGGACTGTCGGCTCCGGTGTATGGCAAAGGCGGCCAGCTACAGGCTGTTGTTGCAGCAGATATCAGTTTACGTCATCTGGAGTTGTATTTGCAGGCTCAATCAGTGGAGCAGCAGGGCCTGATTTTTATAACGGACCCTAAAGGCTACTTGATCGCCTCCTCGACAAAGGCGGCTTTATTATCCGATCAGGGTGCGATGGTTCATCAACTGCTGGCCAGTGAAAGTGAAAATTCATTGCTACAAAGCGCCGCACTTATGCTGGATCAGCAAGGTGAATCAAAAGGACAGTTGCAGTTTGAACACGCGAGTCAGCACTATCTGCTGAACGTTACAGAGTTTAATGACCCGCTTGGGTTAACCCTGCGCATAGTAGTAGTGATACCGCAGCAACAATTAATGAGTTTTGTTGATGAAAACTCCTTGCAGGCATTATGGCTAATTCTGCTGGCGGTGATAGTGGGCGCTTTGTTGATTTTTGTTTTAAGCCGCAAGCTGGTACAGCCTATCGAAGCCTTGCACCGACGTGCCGATCTGTTAGCCAGTGGAGACAGAACGGACTTTAATCTTTATCAAACCCCGGTATTTGAACTCAATGGGTTGATCCATTCCTTTGACGTAATGGCGAGCAAGCTCAGCGATGCTTTTGTACAGCTAGAGCAAAAAGTAGAACAAGGTACAGCCTCTTTAGATCGTTTATCACTGGTGGTCAGCCGAACTAGTAACGGTGTTGTGGTGACGGACTCTCAAGGTCATATTGAATGGGTCAACCCTGCTTTTGAGCGCCTGTCCGGTTGTAAAGGCAGTTATTTAAATGGCAAAACTATCACGCAGGTATTAGCTCAACAAAAAACAGAAGCGGCAGCATTGCAACGGATCCATCAAGCGATCACTGCAGGTTCCGGCTACTCCGAAGAGTTATTTTGGTCCAGTGCTTCGGGTCAAACCTGCTGGCTTAGTCTGGAATGTGATGCAGTTTTTGGTGAACAAGGCCAGCTCACAGGCTTTGTGGTGATCTTCCTCGATATCAGCAGCAGGAAAAAGTCCGAGTCGGAAGAAAAAGATAGTCAGAGCCGCACAGCCCGCCAGCGCAGCACTTTAGCTCAACTGGTGGTAGACGATGCGGTTGCAGCAGGGGATGGTCTGGCTTTTGCCAAAAACCTGGTGCGTGCAACATCTTTAGCCATAGTCTGCAGCAGAGTCAGTGTCTGGATGTTGTCCGAGCATGGCGATGAAATGTTTTGCTTGGCACTACACCAAAGCGAGGGGGATCCGCAACTGGGGCAACTGCTGCTAAGGCGAGCCGATTATCCGCATTATTTTGCTGCTGTGGCTTCACGCGGCTGGATATGTGCCAATGACGCTATTCATGATCCAGCAACCAGTGAGTTTGCTGAGGTCTATCTGAAGCCTTTAGGGATCAGCTCAATGCTTGATGCCGGCATTATTATCGCCGGTAAGGTCGTTGGAGTGCTTTGTCTTGAGCATATAGGACCCAAAAGGCAATGGCACTCAGACGAAGAAGCTTTTGTCAGTGCTATTGCTGCTGTGATGGCACAAACCTTATCTGTGGCGCAGCGCAAAGATGCGGAACAAATCAGTAAGGAGTATGCACAGCACACTCAAACCATTTTAAATAATGTGGTCGATGGCATTATTACTATTGATGAAAATGGCCGTATTGCCAGTATGAACCCAGCTGCCCAAAGCTTGTTTCGCTGCAAAGCTGAAGACTTTTTGGGGCATTATGCGACTAACCTGTTGCCACCACTCACCAGGCAATTACAGGATTCACAACAAGCTTATTTGCCAACTCCTGGAATTAAACCTCTGCTGGGGTGTAACCGCGAGCTGGACGGATTACGAGCCGATGGCAGTATCTTTGCTATGGAAATGGCATTGTCAGTGATGCGTCGGCAAGGACGGCTGATTTATATCTGTACTGTGAGGGATATCAGCGATCGTAAACGGATAGAGCGATTAAAAAATGAGTTTGTCTCTACTGTTAGTCACGAACTGCGTACGCCTTTAACCTCTATTACCGGCGCTTTAGGCTTATTACACGGCGGAGCCATGGGCGATATGCCTGATAAAACTACGAGTCTGATTGGCATCGCCTATAAAAATTGTCAGCGCTTAACTTTGCTGATCAATGATTTGCTGGATATAGAAAAAATAGCAGCAGGTAAGATGCAGTTTGATCTGAAAGCGGAGCGGGTGCTGCCTTTAATCCAACAAGCCTTGGATGCCAATAAAATGATGGCGCAAGAGCGGCATATCTATTTAAGTGTTCAGACGATGAGCACTGACGCCAGTATCAGGGTAGACGCCAAGCGGTTTATTCAAGTGCTATCAAACTTTTTAAGTAATGCCATTAAGTTTTCACCTGCTGCTGCCACTGTATTGGTTGAGTTGAGCCTGAGCGACCAAATGGTGCGTATAGCAGTCATAGACCAGGGGCCTGGTATACCTGAAAAATTCCGCGACCGTATTTTTCAGCGTTTTTCTCAGGCTGATGCATCAGATACCAGACAAATTGGTGGCACAGGTCTTGGGCTTGCGATTTCTAAAGAACTGGTGCACGGCATGAACGGCGTAATTGGCTTTGAATCTGTGGAAGGTGAAGGTGCTACTTTTTATTGCTGTTTTGCTTTGGCGCAGGACTGA